A genomic region of Thunnus albacares chromosome 2, fThuAlb1.1, whole genome shotgun sequence contains the following coding sequences:
- the LOC122994622 gene encoding arrestin domain-containing protein 3-like gives MPSIQSITMTYDALNEDGTFSEGDTITGKVTLALLKETTVESFFVKAKGDAEVRWTQKSGDRTHTYSSHRRYFKLKQSFVPEGSNDTVIPRGTHVYKFSIKLPTVSMPTSFKGTYGKIVYKLEAKLSRSWRLDRSVEHKINFVSKSFPNLQSLMSRQVGSTEKEMGLFSNGRVKMDAIIDRRAYAPGETVVIVAKINNASSSSMTPKFSLTQNVVYRANSNTKHESNVIQKLCDNCIKSKTQTEVRCAIKIPCNQVQTINNCEIISVEYYLKAYLDISFAFDPEVVFPLIIIPRDLAPGSQSGVSVGPYPAEASWGPRNSDFPPSAVAMGYPASPHSGRYRHPGAQQYSAPAPVYSDNQPAYAGPPSYPAQATHMSRGYNNPAPQQPSPYGSPFSSSSSSSVLHPPPTAPTFHPPPSAPAIHPYPSAPPTFNMSPAAPPYSLLPSAPMMNTDFLSQTDEAPPSYSLLFPSSADENSDAK, from the exons ATGCCTTCGATTCAAAGCATAACGATGACTTACGATGCGCTGAATGAAGACGGGACGTTTTCGGAGGGAGACACCATAACTGGAAAAGTAACACTGGCCTTATTAAAGGAGACCACAGTTGAAAGCTTCTTCGTGAAAGCAAAAGGAGACGCTGAAGTGCGTTGGACACAAAAGAGCGGCGATCGCACCCATACATATTCTTCACACCGGAGATATTTCAAACTGAAGCAGTCTTTTGTCCCAGAGGGCTCAAATG ATACTGTAATTCCTAGAGGGACCCATGTCTATAAATTCAGCATTAAACTACCAACAGT AAGCATGCCTACATCGTTCAAGGGGACTTATGGGAAGATTGTTTACAAGCTCGAAGCAAAGTTGTCCAGGAGTTGGAGGTTGGACCGTTCAGTAGAGCACAAGATCAATTTTGTCTCCAAGTCCTTTCCAAACCTTCAATCTCTGATG TCACGTCAAGTTGGTtcaacagagaaagagatggggCTTTTCTCAAACGGACGTGTAAAAATGGATGCCATCATTGACAGGAGGGCTTATGCCCCAG GAGAAACAGTGGTGATTGTTGCAAAAATCAACAATGCCTCATCCAGTAGCATGACACCCAAATtcagtttaacccagaatgtgGTGTACCGTGCCAACAGCAACACCAAACATGAAAGCAACGTTATCCAGAAACTGTGTGACAACTGTATTAAATCCAAAACACAGACGGAGGTCAGATGTGCCATAAAGATTCCCTGTAATCAGGTGCAGACAATCAACAACTGTGAAATTATCTCAGTGGAATATTATTTAAAG gcGTATCTGGACATCAGCTTTGCTTTTGATCCGGAGGTCGTATTCCCACTGATCATTATTCCTCGTGACCTAGCTCCTGGCTCTCAGTCTGGTGTTTCTGTGGGTCCCTATCCAGCAGAGGCTTCTTGGGGTCCACGCAACAGTGACTTCCCTCCCTCTGCGGTGGCCATGGGTTATCCTGCATCCCCACATTCAGGTAGATATAGACACCCAGGAGCCCAACAGTACTCAGCACCAGCACCAGTGTACTCAGACAACCAACCAGCATATGCTGGTCCGCCCTCGTACCCTGCTCAAGCCACACACATGAGCAGGGGTTACAATAATCCAGCGCCACAGCAGCCTTCTCCGTATGGATCCccattttcatcttcatcatcttcttctgtgCTTCACCCACCGCCTACTGCCCCAACATTTCATCCACCCCCATCTGCTCCAGCAATTCACCCATACCCTTCTGCTCCACCAACATTCAACATGTCTCCAGCTGCTCCGCCATACAGCCTGCTGCCTTCTGCACCAATGATGAACACAGACTTCCTGTCTCAAACTGATGAAGCTCCACCATCTTATTCGCTTCTTTTCCCGTCCTCTGCTGATGAAAATTCTGATGCAAAATAA
- the LOC122994631 gene encoding arrestin domain-containing protein 3-like: MSPIKEFTLTYEALNEENTISDGDTVTGTVSFTLKKETKVKSLLVKVKGDASVQWSEGSGDDKQSYSAHRRYFKVKEYLIAEDAKGNVLPQGDHRFKFSLKIPQGDMPPSFKGVHGNITYVLEAKLSRKWHFSSGERKELNFVSKSFPQPGQVMCPQAGSVSKKDVQMSATINRKACSPGETLSIGAKINNSSSKEMRVKFSLQQRTVYHADGSTNTSYQSLCKMVGDTIAPNSEENVSCQLKIPENIIHTVHNCEIISVNYEIKVYLDIRFAIDPEVVFPLVIASSSFLTHQLGDDFGPYPAAAMGAPSYSDFPAPAYPSGPYPVPAAPGAYGYPAPGPAPYGFASAAFPPSLVQHQDPSAPPQFQHGEPPSYMSAFPPSVNSSSEPDGKA, translated from the exons ATGTCTCCGATAAAGGAATTTACTCTGACTTACGAAGCTCTCAACGAAGAAAACACCATTTCTGATGGGGATACGGTCACAGGCACAGTTAGTTTCACTTTGAAAAAGGAAACCAAAGTGAAGAGCCTTCTCGTGAAAGTCAAAGGGGATGCGTCCGTCCAATGGAGTGAGGGAAGTGGAGATGATAAACAATCCTACAGTGCGCACAGGAGATACTTCAAAGTCAAAGAATACTTAATTGCAGAAGATGCAAAAG GCAATGTTCTTCCCCAAGGGGATCATCGCTTTAAGTTCAGCCTTAAAATCCCACAGGG ggACATGCCACCGTCCTTCAAGGGGGTTCATGGAAATATTACCTATGTGCTTGAAGCAAAGCTGTCCAGGAAATGGCATTTTTCTTCTGGAGAACGAAAAGAGCTCAACTTTGTTTCTAAGTCCTTCCCACAACCTGGACAAGTGATG TGTCCCCAGGCTGGATCAGTCAGCAAAAAAGACGTCCAGATGTCTGCCACCATCAACAGAAAAGCTTGCTCTCCAG GTGAAACTTTGTCTATTGGTGCCAAAATCAACAACTCATCCTCCAAAGAAATGAGGGTCAAATTCAGTTTACAACAGAGAACAGTGTACCATGCCGATGGCTCCACGAATACCAGTTACCAAAGTCTATGCAAAATGGTTGGAGACACAATCGCACCAAACTCAGAGGAAAATGTCTCCTGCCAATTGAAGATTCCTGAAAATATCATCCATACTGTCCATAACTGTGAAATCATCTCAGTTAACTATGAAATTAAG GTGTATTTGGACATCCGCTTTGCCATTGACCCAGAGGTCGTGTTTCCACTGGTCATTGCTTCTTCCAGCTTCCTTACCCATCAGCTTGGTGACGATTTTGGTCCCTACCCAGCTGCAGCTATGGGGGCCCCAAGCTACAGTGACTTCCCTGCCCCCGCTTACCCTTCTGGACCTTATCCTGTACCTGCAGCTCCGGGTGCTTATGGATACCCTGCACCAGGTCCTGCTCCGTATGGTTTTGCAAGTGCAGCTTTCCCCCCCTCTTTAGTGCAGCATCAAGACCCTTCTGCTCCACCTCAGTTTCAACATGGAGAACCTCCATCTTACATGTCTGCTTTTCCGCCTTCTGTCAACAGTAGCAGTGAGCCTGATGGCAAAGCCTGA
- the LOC122994638 gene encoding arrestin domain-containing protein 3-like, protein MSPIKDFTLTYDALNKENTFSDGDTVTGTVSFSLNKETKVKGLVVKIKGDASVHWREGTGDNRRNVRSHKRYLKVKEYLIAEDAKDNVLPEGDHRFKFSLKIPQGDMPPSFNGIHGKIVYVLKAKLSRSWHLPSSEQKELNFVTRSFPQSQLMCPQAGSVSKKDVQMSATINRKACSPGETLSIGAKINNSSSKKVKLKCSLEQRTVYRAMGSRKVTHYSLCKVVGDTVAPNSEESVSCQLKIPENIVHTVHNCEIISVKYEIKVYVDISFATDPEVLFPLVIASSSVLTHQLGDDFGPYPAAAMGAPSYSDFPAPAYPSGPYPVPAAPGAYGYQAPGPAPYGFASAAFPPSLVQHQDPSAPPQFQHGEPPSYMSAFPPSVNSSSEPDGKA, encoded by the exons ATGTCTCCGATAAAGGACTTCACTCTGACTTACGACGCTCTCAACAAAGAAAACACCTTTTCTGATGGGGACACGGTCACAGGCACAGTTAGTTTCAGTTTGAATAAAGAGACCAAAGTGAAGGGCCTTGTCGTGAAAATCAAAGGGGATGCGTCCGTCCACTGGAGAGAGGGAACTGGAGATAACAGGAGAAACGTTAGATCGCACAAGAGATACTTGAAAGTCAAAGAATACTTAATTGCAGAAGATGCAAAAG ACAATGTTCTTCCCGAAGGGGATCATCGCTTTAAGTTCAGCCTTAAAATCCCACAGGG gGACATGCCACCATCCTTCAATGGGATTCATGGAAAGATTGTTTACGTGCTTAAAGCAAAGCTGTCCAGGAGCTGGCATTTGCCTTCTTCAGAACAAAAAGAGCTCAATTTTGTTACCAGGTCTTTCCCACAATCACAATTGATG TGTCCCCAGGCTGGATCTGTCAGCAAAAAAGACGTCCAGATGTCTGCCACCATCAACAGAAAAGCTTGCTCTCCAG GTGAAACTTTGTCTATTGGTGCCAAAATCAACAACTCGTCTTCCAAAAAAGTAAAGCTCAAATGCAGTTTAGAGCAGAGAACAGTGTACCGCGCCATGGGCTCTAGGAAAGTCACTCACTACAGCCTGTGCAAAGTGGTTGGGGACACAGTCGCACCAAACTCAGAGGAAAGTGTCTCCTGCCAATTGAAGATTCCTGAAAATATCGTCCATACTGTCCATAACTGTGAAATCATCTCGGTTAAATATGAAATTAAG GTGTATGTGGACATCAGCTTTGCCACCGACCCAGAGGTGTTGTTTCCACTGGTCATTGCTTCTTCCAGCGTCCTTACCCATCAGCTTGGTGACGATTTTGGTCCCTACCCAGCTGCAGCTATGGGGGCCCCAAGCTACAGTGACTTCCCTGCCCCTGCTTACCCTTCTGGACCTTATCCTGTACCTGCAGCTCCGGGTGCTTATGGATACCAGGCACCAGGTCCTGCTCCGTATGGTTTTGCAAGTGCAGCTTTCCCCCCCTCTTTAGTGCAGCATCAAGACCCTTCTGCTCCACCTCAGTTTCAACATGGAGAACCTCCATCTTACATGTCTGCTTTCCCGCCTTCTGTCAACAGTAGCAGTGAGCCTGATGGCAAAGCCTGA